DNA sequence from the Desmodus rotundus isolate HL8 chromosome 4, HLdesRot8A.1, whole genome shotgun sequence genome:
GTCCGCCTTCTGACGCTCAGCCGAGTACCCGTCCGAGATCAGCGAATTCGCGGCCGACCCCGGACCGCGTGCCCACGAGCAGAGGTTGGGCAGCAAATGTGCTCAGAATACTTGTGTCACAGGGCGCCTCCCTCGCCAAACTCGGGGCTGACAGTTTGTAATCGCCGTAAACTGGCTACAGTCGGTTTTACTGTCGGCAGAGGAGGGTGCCGCGCGCTGCCGTCGGCGGCCGCAGAAAGGCAGACGGACGTCCTCCGCGCTGCACGTGGCCGGAGCGGGCGGGGACCCGAACCTGGAGGAGACGCACGTCCCGGAGACCCCCGCGCCCCTCGCCGGTTCCCGGGCCGACTCGGGCCTCACCTGGAAGCGCAGGCGCTCCTTGCCCGGCTCCGGGCTCCGCGGCGACGGCGACGACCTCGCGCCCTCGGCGGTCGGGGCGCCCCGCGCCAGCGGCGGCTGTTCCGGGCTCCCGGACGCGCTCCGCGGGGCGGCCTCGGCCGCCCGGGCCTCCCGCGGCTCCCAACTCGACCGCGCCGCGGCTCCTccggcctcagcctcctcctcctggggctgcGGCGCTTGGGGCTCACTCCTCGCCGTCCCCTCTCCCCGCTGGCGGGCTCGGGGGCTCGGGGGCGGCGGCCCTCGCTCTGCGCCGGGCGCCCCGGGCCTCTGCTCGCCCGCCGCGGCCTCGGCGCCGTCCAGGAAGGTGGTGAGGCGGCGGGACACCAGGGGCGAGTACAGCGCGACGGTGCGCGGGAAGCGCACGGGCCGCGGGCCGCCGCTCGGGGGGCTGTCGTGCTCGCGGCCCGGGGAGGCCGCGCCCTCGGGACCCGGGCCCGGGCCGGCGGGGGGCCCGGCGTCGCGGGGCCTGCGCAGCAGCGTGCGCCGCCCCAACGAGCACTGCACCGACGCGTCGCGGCGCGGGTTCACCTGCACGGCAGCGTCCCGGCTGCCGGCCTTGCGGAGCCGCGGGGCCAGGCCGGGGCTCACCTGCGACAGGAGGGCCATGAGCTGCGCCCGCTGGTAGTTGTCGAAGTACTCAGCGGCCATGAGCTGCCCGTAGCCGGGGAAGGACGGCGGGGCGGCCCCGGCcgcggaggaggaggaagccgCGGGAGGGTAGCCCCCGCCGCGGGGCCGCCAGCCGCCCCCTGGGCCTTTGCCCTTGGCGGCGGACGGGTAAGGGTACGGGTACGAGTAGGCGGCGCACGCTGGGTACATGTAACCGTCCTGCACCTCGTCCCCCAGGGAAGCCATAAGCGCAGGCCCAGCCGCTGCAGCCGGCCGCCGCGCCCTAAATAGGCGGCCTTGCGGGGGCGGCCCGGAGCCCGCCTCACCGCCGCACCCTTCCCGCCGCCGCTGTGTCCCCGCGTCCCCGCCGGGAGGGCTGCTCCCTGACCACCTCGGTGTGCAACTTCTCCACACCCGGAGGTCCGCACAGATACCCTTAGATGTTCTGGCAACAGGCTTTCCTTGAGATGCACGAAGTGATTCGTAAGCGAACTTGCCCAAGGGGAAGAGCGTTCCAACCAGACGGGGCTCTCACCTGGATTAGCTGAGCCAGGTGGTCCCCATACCTTGATTGTCCCAGGTGTCTGCACCGCCCAGGAAGCTGAAGCGAGGCTGGGAGCCTCTGGCTAGTGTGCAAAAATGCGAAGGTTTGGGGAAGTGCTTTGGTTGGCTTACCCATGATCTCAGGTTATAGGTTACTTAGTTATCTCAGAGATGCTCCGAGAAGTCTACCTACCCCCTGAACCCTTTCAGTAAGTGTACAGGGGAAGCACCTGGGACATCCACAGCCAGGCCAACAGTCTTCTCCCCTGGAGCACgtgtccccaccccctcagacTCACCCCACCTCACACTCTGGCCTCCAGATGCTGTGGAGTAAGTACCACGAGGTACCGGGTGGAGAGTCCTTCCACAAATTTTCCTAATCAATCATCCCTCCAAAAGATAAATTGATTTGTGGTGTGTTAACATCAACGCAGAAGACCGAGTGGGTCCCCAATTGGAAAGAAAATGCTTCTTTGTCCACctgaaaaatgtctgttcatgaTCAATACATACCAgatcaaataaacaaatgcattaatgtatattttttcctgatttgaaaCAGGTTTGACACTGAAATACTATATATTCTTTAATTGACCTGTTTGGGGATTTTTCTAAATACGGGTCAAATTTCAACATTGTCAAGTATTTATAAGTTGAGCTAgcacacttttttttaataattacattaaactCAATTATGCTTTACAAatatagctttttttttgtttttactaataTAGTGCACCAAAATTCTCCATTTCCAAGACCCTGTTTTCTAAGAGTTTATACATTTGAAATAGTCATAGAAATCGGTCGTGGTCAAAACCGAACAGCACATTTAACTTGTT
Encoded proteins:
- the ZAR1 gene encoding zygote arrest protein 1; translation: MASLGDEVQDGYMYPACAAYSYPYPYPSAAKGKGPGGGWRPRGGGYPPAASSSSAAGAAPPSFPGYGQLMAAEYFDNYQRAQLMALLSQVSPGLAPRLRKAGSRDAAVQVNPRRDASVQCSLGRRTLLRRPRDAGPPAGPGPGPEGAASPGREHDSPPSGGPRPVRFPRTVALYSPLVSRRLTTFLDGAEAAAGEQRPGAPGAERGPPPPSPRARQRGEGTARSEPQAPQPQEEEAEAGGAAARSSWEPREARAAEAAPRSASGSPEQPPLARGAPTAEGARSSPSPRSPEPGKERLRFQFLEQKYGYYHCKDCNIRWESAYVWCVQGTSKVYFKQFCRTCQKSYNPYRVEDITCQSCKQTRCSCSVKLRHIDPKRPHRQDLCGRCKGKRLSCDSSFSFKYII